From Seriola aureovittata isolate HTS-2021-v1 ecotype China chromosome 20, ASM2101889v1, whole genome shotgun sequence, a single genomic window includes:
- the palmdb gene encoding cardiomyopathy-associated protein 5 isoform X2 produces the protein METSEQSELPMDCEVEVAADDSPEQGKDFRADDEQVRLETESSDSPGGATLCSSLTPPPTGSAETAEPDCSETRMSQDQKEVLILNSGHDELNRNESITSSVSDTLSSPDSVYETEVSRRRQDTPEQDPEPEPVPDPEQDPEPEQDPEPELVPEPDPEQYPEPEQVPEPEPVPEPEPEQYPEPEQVPEPEPVPDPEQVPEPEPERYPEPEQYLDPEDNLELGQYREPEQDPELDLYPDLDPEDSEFNNLPIDTEEDPQVHEILYEPPVPEESVLEHCIREEAMSDVSNDSCHDLHPDDMDECLRVEIAAASSDSDTDEKWRAIFSSSINKEDDDSYLDSLQLSAQELFVQKVDVEDFEEQDNNAEEVCLEVPHEEEVLEQPEDVIPLPTPTQEVKYNPLGLQGLSKISEDESENGRDANHNQTSHQQLNADQNKKLPKDFCVIQETKSENVSTEHVDFQLARKQWREMEEQTKNKIFIPTTKQPSFHGSHSFMYTPVRNIERAPKKAHDLENLNLVGDYPHTQFSPCSEDSGLDDSSYRSPYDDPETPVEREIRLSMEREENFRRERNLSRMGKSTDCAPSRSIPRSISTPLTPSFIITSSPTKEPLKHEVSANNVIILDPSSDFSSGSRHDSDSAAARSGEWRSEDNGSNLIILETSNLIIRSASEFSLNKACEQPQEKMFLNNPFFKLRSRSTISLVDEEIKQVKQREEELRKERANLYGQDRFSADRMLSNHMDTLAFDTSADVPQKCKSSPSSPMKTPYRMDRSALSCDHRFPDVYTGGRRKSAMALRWEAGEFTKSD, from the exons atggaaaccagcGAACAATCAGAGCTGCCGATGGACTGTGAAGTGGAGGTCGCTGCGGATGACTCACCTGAGCAGGGGAAGGATTTCAGAGCAGATGACGAGCAGGTTCGTTTAGAGACGGAGTCGTCAGATTCCCCCGGGGGGGCGACGCTCTGCTCATCATTAACCCCCCCGCCGACCGGATCAGCTGAGACTGCCGAGCCTGACTGCTCTGAGACCAGGATGTCCCAGGACCAGAAGGAGGTTCTGATATTAAACTCGGGACACGACGAGCTCAACAGGAACGAGTCGATCACTTCCTCTGTCTCCGACACACTGTCCAGCCCCGACAGCGTCTACGAGACCGAGGTGAGCCGCAGGAGGCAGGACACGCCAGAGCAAGaccctgaaccagaaccagtcCCTGACCCAGAACAAGACCCTGAACCAGAACAAGATCCTGAACCAGAGTTAGTCCCTGAACCAGATCCAGAGCAGTACCCTGAACCAGAACAAGtccctgaaccagaaccagtccctgaaccagaaccagagcaGTACCCTGAACCAGAACAAGtccctgaaccagaaccagtcCCTGACCCAGAACAAGtccctgaaccagaaccagagcgATACCCTGAACCAGAGCAATATCTTGACCCTGAGGACAACCTTGAACTGGGGCAATACCGTGAGCCAGAGCAAGACCCCGAGCTGGACCTGTACCCTGATCTGGATCCAGAGGATAGTGAGTTTAACAATCTGCCCATAGACACAGAGGAAGACCCGCAGGTCCATGAGATCCTGTACGAGCCTCCCGTCCCAGAGGAGTCAGTGCTGGAGCACTGCATCAGGGAGGAGGCCATGTCCGACGTGTCCAACGACTCGTGTCACGACCTCCACCCTGACGACATGGATGAATGTCTGAGGGTTGAGATCGCAGCGGCGTCTTCAGACAGTGACACGGATGAGAAATGGAGGGCGATATTCTCCTCCTCCATAAACAAGGAGGACGATGACTCGTACTTGGACAGTCTTCAGCTCAGCGCCCAGGAGCTCTTTGTGCAGAAAGTTGATGTGGAAGACTTTGAAGAACAAGACAACAACGCTGAGGAGGTTTGTCTTGAGGTTCCACACGAGGAGGAAGTTCTGGAACAACCTGAGGATGTGATTCCCCTGCCCACCCCCACACAGGAGGTTAAATATAATCCTTTAGGCCTTCAGGGTCTGTCCAAGATCTCCGAGGATGAGAGCGAGAACGGCAGAGATGCCAATCACAACCAGACCTCCCACCAGCAGCTCAACGCAGATCAGAACAAGAAGCTACCCAAAGACTTCTGTGTGATCCAGGAGACGAAGAGCGAGAACGTCAGCACAGAGCACGTGGACTTCCAGCTGGCTCGCAAACAGTGGCGGGAAATGGAGGAGCAAACCAAGAACAAGATCTTCATACCTACCACCAAGCAGCCCAGCTTCCACGGCAGCCACAGCTTCATGTACACGCCGGTCCGCAACATTGAAAGAGCTCCCAAGAAAGCCCACGATCTGGAGAACCTGAATCTGGTGGGGGATTATCCTCATACCCAGTTCAGCCCCTGCTCTGAGGATTCTGGTCTGGATGACTCCAGTTACAGGTCTCCCTACGATGACCCGGAAACACCCGTGGAGAGGGAGATCCGCTTATcgatggagagggaggaaaactTCAGGCGGGAAAGGAATCTGTCCAGGATGGGCAAATCCACCGACTGCGCTCCGTCACGAAGTATCCCCAGATCCATCAGCACCCCCCTGACGCCGTCGttcatcatcacctcctcacCCACTAAAGAACCTCTGAAACACGAGGTGTCCGCAAACAACGTGATCATACTCGACCCCAGCAGCGATTTCAGCTCCGGCTCCAGACACGACTCGGACAGCGCGGCCGCTCGGTCCGGAGAGTGGCGCTCCGAGGACAACGGCTCCAACCTCATCATCCTGGAGACGTCCAACCTCATCATCCGCAGCGCCTCCGAGTTCTCCCTCAACAAAGCCTGCGAGCAGCCGCAGGAGAAGATGTTCCTGAACAACCCCTTCTTCAAGCTGCGTTCGAGAAGCACAATATCCCTGGTAGACGAGGAGATCAAGCAGGtgaagcagagggaggaggagctgaggaaggagagagcCAACCTGTACGGACAAGACCGGTTCAGTGCGGACAGGATGCTGTCGAACCACATGGACACTCTGGCGTTTGACACGTCAG CTGATGTTCCACAGAAGTGCAAGTCATCTCCATCATCGCCGATGAAGACGCCGTACAGGATGGACCGCTCTGCTTTGTCCTGCGATCACAGA TTTCCAGACGTCTACACAGGAGGACGACGTAAGAGCGCCATGGCTCTGCGCTGGGAAGCGGGAGAGTTTACAAAAAGCGACTGA